The Bacteroides ovatus genomic interval AAAGAAATCTCCGCATAGAGGTTACCCAACAATTTATGATATACATAATCACGAGTATATGACTCTACCGCACTTAAAGGATTCTCCAAAGAAGACAAAAACGGTAGCGTAGGAAATGTTCCGTCCGCATTATATTTACCTACCACAGATGGAGTGGTGATGGCTTGCAGAATAACGGTCTCGGAATTTCCATCCGAAACATCGACATCATTGATCTTACTGTAACTTAGGTTCGTTCCGATCTTTACCCATTTTTTCAATTCCTGTTCCAGATTGATCTTAAAATTCATACGTTCAAATGAAGATGGTTTTACAATACCATCCTGTTTGATAAATCCGGCTGAAATGTAATAAAGGGATTTTTCGTTTCCACCGGAAATGGATAACTGATAATTCTGCATGGCCGCATTGCGAAACATTTCATCCTGCCAGTCGATATTGGCATTATACACGGAGGTATCCATGGCCGGATACCCCAAATCGGAAAGTAAATCCTGATATTCATCTTTATTCAAAACATCTATTCTCTTGGCACGTTCCGAAAAACCATAGTAGGCATTCAACTCAATTTGCGCTTCACCTTTCCGGCCTCTTTTGGTAGTAATCAGTACTACCCCATTCGCACCTGCATTTCCGTAGATTGCAGCAGAAGAAGCGTCTTTCAATACCGTAATACTTTCTATTTCGGAAGGGTTGATCGTTTTTGTGTCACTGGTCGGCACTCCATCCACCACATACAAAGGTTCGTTTCCTGCATTGATAGACGTAGCTCCCCGGACACGGATAGAGAAACCCTCATTCGGCTTCCCCGAAGGGGTGATAACTTGTACTCCCGCAGAACGTCCGGCAAGTGCCGACCCGAAATCATTCACGGGAATATTTTCTATATCTTTTGCCAGAACAGTGGATACAGCTCCCGTTATATCTTTCTTCTTCTGTACGCTATAGCCTACTACAACCACTTCATCCAGTTTTTTCACATCTTCCTCTAAAGTTACATTCAGCATCCGGTTGTCTCCGATTCTTTTTTCCTGGGACAGATAACCGAGAAAAGAGTATTGAAGTACTTGATTAGGATGATCGATTTTGATTTCGTACTTACCATCCATATTGGTCACCACTCCATTATTACTTCCTTTCACCATCACACTGACACCTATCATCGGTTCGCCGGAACTATCCGTAACTTGTCCTGTCACGTTTCTGGCAGTAGCCCCCTGTGTAGATTCTGCGTCTTTCTGCCTGACATTCTTGGAGATACGGACAGTTTTGTTATTGATATCGAAAGAGACATCCTGCCCCCGAAACAGATTATTCAGTACATCTTCGATCTTTTGTTGTTTGGCGTCTATTGAAACTTTTCTTTTTGTATCAATATCCGGTGTTCGAAGAACAAACGTGTAGTTGTATCGCTTATTGATTGTTTCCAACGCCTCACCAATTGTCTTATTTTTGAGACTAAGCGTGATAAGTTCTCCATTATTCTGCGCCAATACCGGATTCGTCCAGATAAATAGCGCCAATAGAATTGGTAAAAGATTGCTAAATAGCTCTCTAAAATGAGCCGGTTTTTCATGATATTTCATACCTTTGGCAATGATCTAAGTTAATAATTAATTTTGTTAACTGATTTCCAAAACGGGAAAGTGTCGCAACCACTTTCTCGTTTATTTTTTTATTTGTTTATCCATCCATTCCGCACATGTATTTTAAGGTTAATAACTGGGTTGTCTATCTCGTCTTTCTTGAAATTTCAATAATATCCTGATCTCGCTTGATACATAATTCATTGTCTATATTCAATGCTTCGAGCATCTCATCCAAAGAAAGTCCCTGGGCAAATGTGACAAAGAAAATTTCTTTGAGTAGCGCTTTATCCCTTATCACAATCTGAACATTGAACAGACGTTGAAGTTCCGTTATAATCTCTTGCAGTGTCTTGTCTCTGAATGTATACTGTCCGTTTCGCCAGGATTGATACCCATCGACGTCAAACTTTTCAAGTTTAACTTGTTTTTTATCCAGTATAGCTTTCTCACCCGGAACAAGGAAAATATCCTGCTGATTTAAATCTCCCTTCACCAACAAAGAAATACTTCCTTCAAGCAGTGTGGCTTCCGTGCCTTTATCTTCCGTATAAGAACGTACATTAAATCTTGTTCCATGCACTTTGATGCTTAAATCTTTTGTATCTACAATAAAAGGACGTTCCGGATCTTTTGTCACTTCCAGAAAGGTTTCTCCGCTAACAAATATCTGGCGAACTTGGGTAAACCATTCGGGATAGATAATATGTGTACCGGAATTCAGCCAAACTTTACTCTGGTCGGGCAAAATAACTTCTTTCTTTTGCCCATATTCGGCATAGACTTCTATCCAGTTGACTTGTGATTCCTTGTTATCCAGATATAGATAAAGAGTAGCTCCCAATAAAGGAATAAACAGAATAGCTGCAACACGTATCAGATAATGTATTGTTCTCGTGAATGTACTCTTTTGAGGAGACGGAGCTACTCCACCAATAGCTTCACAGACCTTCACAAATGCAGAAGAGGTCATTTCGCGGTCACAGGCTACTTGAGACGATTCTTTCCAAATTTCTTGCAATTCCTGATCGAATTCCGGTTTAGACTCATTCTCTATGAACCATCGTCCAAACGCACTTGAAGTGATATCCTTCTTCAAGTTATAGAAATAGTCTTTCAATATTCCGGGAGGTAAGAGTTTCATTTTTCTTCGTATTATCTGGTTATATCTGATATACGGAAGCTAGAAAAAGTACACCCAATGCTTTTTCGACTTTAACATTTATAAACTATTAATTGGGAATAGAGGTGTAACAAAAAGTAGTATGGCAGAGCGGAAAAATTAAAATCAGAGAGAAAGAATGAACAAAACAGCAATCCAATAAAGAAATCCTCCCAGTTTTTCACGAAGTATATGCAACGCTATATTCAGATGGCGTTCTACCGTGCGTTTGGATATTCCTAGTTTAGAGGCTATCTCATCATTAGACAATCCTTGCAAACGACTCATGACAAACACTGCACGACGCTGCGGAGGCATATTATCCACTTCTTTCATCACCAGTTCTTTAATATGTGACAGATCATAAACACTTTCTATCATTTCATCTGTATGATCGCTATCCTTCAGATATGAAATGCTTTCCAAAGGTTCTGAAATGACTAAGGAACGGAAATAATCTGTTATCTCATTCTTTGTGATGGAATACAAATAGTTATTAAACTTCCGTTCGCAATCAATCAATTCTCTTTTTGTCCAGACCTTGATAAATACATTTTGAGCTATATCATCGGCAACAAAAGAATCTTTCACTATCCCCAATGTGAAGAAACGCACTTGAGAATAGTAACGATCGAAAAGAAGTTTAAAAGCATTTATATCTCCGGAAATCATTCGAGAGATAATATGACTCTCATTTTTCATAAACAGTTAGTGCAATATTGCAGATTTTATTGTCTCATACTTCCCAACATTTCCATCCCTTATTAGCACAAATGTACACCACATATGTCCGTACATTATAATTAGGAAACTTTTTCTTAGTGTCTTCACCGTATCTTTTCACCTGTTCCACGTGCTCGGGAAGAGGCTCGGAAAGCGCAAGCATCTTTTCAGCTTCTTTCATACAATAATATTTAAATTCGACCACACGATCATCCGTATAGTAATCTGTACCGGGAATACCGGTCATTTCAAAGTCTGATCGGCCTACTGAATTATTCTGTTCGATGGCAAAGGTATAACAACTACTTAAATAACGCGATACCAGTTCGTAGAAAGAACACCGGATAAAGTTTTCATTGATCTTATCAAAAACTTGTGCTGGAAATTGTCCCAAATATTGTTCGAAATAATTCTGAACGAGTGGTTCTAAGCTTCGATTGGAATCATAGTGCCGATACACAGGAACATAACGTTGTGCATTGCCTTCTATTTTGTTCAGTTGATTATAGTAGTCCATGTATACACTACGCATCGTCATATTAGGCAATGTGGTTACAAATTTATCCTTCAACGTCGTCATTCCCAAATAAAACAAACTAATGGGATAAAACTCTTTATCAAAAAACTTTTTCTTATTAAACTTACTAGCAAGATCAGCCACATTATAAGGCAATTCATCGTCAATTACCAATGCATCCAACATCGTTTTCGCATTATCCAGCGAAAGAGTCAACCGACGAATCCAATGAATGTCAGTACGTAGATTTTCATCTACCAATTCGTCCGGAATACTACCGGCATTGGCTGCAAATTTCTTGAAGAAGTAAGTAAGGATAGTGGCATTGAATAACCGATCTCCATTCGGACGGAAACGATAACCATCATAGTTACTCACTATTAGTTGCCATATTTCGTCAAAGCGATCCTGTCCTGTAGAATACTTATCAAGCACATAACGTAGATATGTTTCAGTTTCTTCGTATGTAAACCCAAGCATATTCAGGAAATTAGGCTCAAGAGTCAATATCTCTGCAATATTATATCCACTAGTCAAATCATCCATAGTGACAGGCAGCACACCTGTACAAAAACAAGTACGGATACTACCTTCACCAATACCTTTTTTAATTACTTTAAAAAAAGTACGCAGAAAGCTGTCATTAGTAGTAACTTCTTCATAGAGTGGATCATTATAGGCAGTAAGTAATTGATTGGTGAAATTATCATATTCATCAATCAAAATATAGACTTTAGGCAATTCGTGAGAGCGGGCGTAAGTAAGCACTTCTTCCAGCATTTTAGATGCATCGCCACGATTGCTAAATTCAAAATCACCAAACAAATCACGATTATGTGCTACCATTACTTCTACCGGACCGCAATTCAAGTCATTAAAATTCTGTGCCAGCCCTTGAATATGGTCTGACATTACCATTGCGGAGAAGTCATAACGGATTATCATATAACGGTTATGTTCTTTTGTCGGATGGTTTCCAATCCACGTGTCACCAAACAATTCTTCAAACCGATGCGCTTTCGTACGGTCATAATAGCAAGCTAGAGTAGAGACTAACAAACTCTTCCCAAAGCGACGGGGACGCAGAAATACAGGAGCCTTATAATCTTCAAGCTTAGCTATATATTGGGTCTTATCTACGTAATAAAAACCACGTTCACGCATTTCTATGAAATCTGCTACTGCATAAGGAATTGTTATACTTGCCATAATCCTACTATTTTTTCTATAGACAAACAAAGGTACAAAATTGTTAGCAATAACAAGAAGAAATCTTTGAATTGATTGTTATTACTCTTGTTGCCAAACATAAAACACGGTTCTTCCAGCTCCACGTTTACGAAGAATCCCTTTCTCAATGAAAGTATTCAAATCATCTATTGCTTTCAGCCGGGAAAGTCCGGTCAGGCTACTATATTCCAATCGGGTAATACCACCATTTTTCCTTAGAAATTCCTGTAAAAGCTGTTGGCGTTGCTCCATAGAAAATTCCACTTTTTGAGAAGAGTGTTTGGATTTATCCACACGTTCCAACTCTATTTCACGCTTAATCTTCCTTTTGAACTCTTTGGAAGTGCGCAAATGCACGTTATCAAAACAGATTGATTCGGCACGAATCTCACGTTTAGTCATTACTTTATGCGTACATTTCAAAGAGATGCTAAAATGCCCGAGTTCGCCAAGTTCTACGATATATCCCTCTGCTAACGTTTCGGCTAGTTCATCCAATACAACTCCTACTACCGCATCTATCACGTTATAGTTAAAAGTCTGGGAAGAACGAGATACACGTTCCATGAATTCTTTC includes:
- a CDS encoding FecR family protein, translated to MKLLPPGILKDYFYNLKKDITSSAFGRWFIENESKPEFDQELQEIWKESSQVACDREMTSSAFVKVCEAIGGVAPSPQKSTFTRTIHYLIRVAAILFIPLLGATLYLYLDNKESQVNWIEVYAEYGQKKEVILPDQSKVWLNSGTHIIYPEWFTQVRQIFVSGETFLEVTKDPERPFIVDTKDLSIKVHGTRFNVRSYTEDKGTEATLLEGSISLLVKGDLNQQDIFLVPGEKAILDKKQVKLEKFDVDGYQSWRNGQYTFRDKTLQEIITELQRLFNVQIVIRDKALLKEIFFVTFAQGLSLDEMLEALNIDNELCIKRDQDIIEISRKTR
- a CDS encoding RNA polymerase sigma-70 factor produces the protein MKNESHIISRMISGDINAFKLLFDRYYSQVRFFTLGIVKDSFVADDIAQNVFIKVWTKRELIDCERKFNNYLYSITKNEITDYFRSLVISEPLESISYLKDSDHTDEMIESVYDLSHIKELVMKEVDNMPPQRRAVFVMSRLQGLSNDEIASKLGISKRTVERHLNIALHILREKLGGFLYWIAVLFILSL
- a CDS encoding ATP-binding protein; translation: MASITIPYAVADFIEMRERGFYYVDKTQYIAKLEDYKAPVFLRPRRFGKSLLVSTLACYYDRTKAHRFEELFGDTWIGNHPTKEHNRYMIIRYDFSAMVMSDHIQGLAQNFNDLNCGPVEVMVAHNRDLFGDFEFSNRGDASKMLEEVLTYARSHELPKVYILIDEYDNFTNQLLTAYNDPLYEEVTTNDSFLRTFFKVIKKGIGEGSIRTCFCTGVLPVTMDDLTSGYNIAEILTLEPNFLNMLGFTYEETETYLRYVLDKYSTGQDRFDEIWQLIVSNYDGYRFRPNGDRLFNATILTYFFKKFAANAGSIPDELVDENLRTDIHWIRRLTLSLDNAKTMLDALVIDDELPYNVADLASKFNKKKFFDKEFYPISLFYLGMTTLKDKFVTTLPNMTMRSVYMDYYNQLNKIEGNAQRYVPVYRHYDSNRSLEPLVQNYFEQYLGQFPAQVFDKINENFIRCSFYELVSRYLSSCYTFAIEQNNSVGRSDFEMTGIPGTDYYTDDRVVEFKYYCMKEAEKMLALSEPLPEHVEQVKRYGEDTKKKFPNYNVRTYVVYICANKGWKCWEV
- a CDS encoding HU family DNA-binding protein, yielding MSAQYDLYETPDPDCTGEQKPLHARIVPNGTYSKKEFMERVSRSSQTFNYNVIDAVVGVVLDELAETLAEGYIVELGELGHFSISLKCTHKVMTKREIRAESICFDNVHLRTSKEFKRKIKREIELERVDKSKHSSQKVEFSMEQRQQLLQEFLRKNGGITRLEYSSLTGLSRLKAIDDLNTFIEKGILRKRGAGRTVFYVWQQE